One genomic segment of Desulforamulus reducens MI-1 includes these proteins:
- the gcvT gene encoding glycine cleavage system aminomethyltransferase GcvT, producing MQELKRTPLYNIHLAAGAKMVEFGGWLMPVQYEGIIAEHQAVRSAAGLFDVSHMGEIQISGPTAREFVQRLVTNDISRLKPGCAIYSPMCNPQGGTVDDLLVYQLEDQQYLLVVNASNTDKDFHWIVSQQVPGVEIQNVSEVTCQLALQGPQAEKILQRLTAVDLSHIKSFCFVYGAVEGIHCLISRTGYTGEAGFELYFPASHAERVWQAIMATGATDGLRPVGLGARDTLRFEACLALYGHELTDDISPLMAGLGWTVKFNKPEFVGKEPLLKQKEAGTTYQLVGLEMIDRGIPRQGYAIFKEGQEVGWITSGTFAPTLGKNMGLGYVEIPFADVGKELNIMVRNKPLKARIVKKPFYKREV from the coding sequence ATGCAGGAACTAAAACGTACACCTTTGTACAACATCCATCTGGCAGCTGGAGCTAAGATGGTGGAATTTGGCGGTTGGTTGATGCCAGTACAGTATGAAGGAATTATTGCCGAACATCAGGCTGTGCGGTCCGCTGCGGGGTTATTTGATGTATCCCACATGGGTGAAATACAAATCTCTGGCCCAACTGCCAGGGAGTTTGTTCAAAGGCTGGTAACCAACGATATATCCAGATTAAAACCGGGGTGTGCAATTTATTCCCCCATGTGTAATCCCCAGGGAGGTACCGTTGATGATTTATTAGTATATCAACTGGAAGATCAACAATACTTGTTGGTAGTTAATGCCTCTAATACAGATAAGGATTTTCATTGGATTGTCAGTCAGCAGGTACCAGGTGTAGAGATACAAAATGTTTCAGAGGTAACTTGTCAATTGGCACTACAAGGGCCACAGGCAGAAAAAATTTTACAGAGGTTGACTGCAGTGGACCTAAGCCATATAAAATCCTTTTGCTTTGTCTATGGAGCCGTTGAGGGTATTCACTGTCTGATTTCCCGTACCGGTTATACTGGCGAAGCAGGTTTTGAACTATATTTTCCGGCGTCCCATGCGGAAAGGGTTTGGCAGGCGATTATGGCAACCGGAGCCACAGATGGCCTAAGACCTGTGGGCCTTGGAGCCAGAGATACTTTGCGCTTTGAAGCTTGCCTGGCACTCTATGGTCATGAATTAACCGATGATATTTCTCCACTGATGGCCGGATTGGGCTGGACGGTAAAATTTAATAAACCGGAATTTGTAGGGAAAGAACCTTTGCTGAAACAGAAGGAAGCAGGAACTACCTATCAGTTAGTGGGACTAGAGATGATTGACCGGGGCATTCCTCGTCAGGGATACGCTATTTTTAAAGAAGGTCAAGAAGTAGGGTGGATTACCTCTGGAACCTTTGCACCAACCCTGGGAAAAAATATGGGATTGGGTTATGTTGAAATACCATTTGCAGATGTAGGCAAAGAATTGAATATTATGGTTCGTAAC